From Amphritea atlantica, a single genomic window includes:
- a CDS encoding chloride channel protein gives MFKDSLSFSHFRNRLAHADALPQLVLLGIISGLFSGLVILAFRLLIDLPLEFWLPENNSENFEGLPTWLRFALPVGGSIATFLLLWKLLPATRKVGVVHVLERLSYHQGHLPAKNMLVQFFGAVIALLSGHAVGREGPAIHLGAACGSLIGQGLRLPNNSLRLLVGCGVAAAISAAFNTPLAGVIFSMEVILMEYTVIGFTPVLVASVTAALLIRVTYGDESAFTIPALQIQSLSEVPFVILLGIFCALLAAGFIRIMIQTQKSVSWPMGVRLLVAGLLTGLVAIWYPQVMGLGYDTVSEVMQGNTGLTLLAGLLISKWLLTPIVLGLGIPGGLIGPSLYVGAVAGATFAVLIAPYTGESHSGVGFYAMLGMGAMMGAVLNAPLAALIALLELTGNPNIIFPGMLAIVVASTTVRFFFNQPSIFLSSLKAQGLDYRQEPLTQALSRLGVASVMNTSFVRCDRVIGCESAIKVLEQRPEWLVLEDKQGIPRYILLPSDLQHFIDRQAERHGFDPQLELDLMEMPAIRKDIASLGINATLKEALDQMNNEQLDALWIQNYSKEITGTLTREQVEQFYTQKTD, from the coding sequence ATGTTCAAAGACTCCCTCTCATTCTCCCATTTTCGTAACCGGCTGGCCCATGCAGATGCTCTGCCGCAGCTGGTGCTACTGGGGATTATATCCGGACTGTTTTCAGGTCTGGTGATTCTGGCATTCCGGCTGTTAATCGATCTGCCACTGGAATTCTGGCTACCAGAGAATAACAGCGAAAACTTCGAAGGCTTACCCACCTGGTTACGTTTTGCCCTGCCTGTTGGCGGCAGTATCGCCACCTTTCTGCTGCTATGGAAGTTACTTCCCGCCACCCGCAAAGTCGGTGTCGTACATGTACTGGAACGGCTCAGTTACCATCAGGGGCATCTGCCGGCCAAAAATATGCTGGTACAGTTTTTTGGCGCCGTCATCGCGCTGCTAAGCGGACACGCCGTTGGCCGGGAAGGCCCGGCTATCCATCTGGGAGCGGCCTGCGGCAGCCTGATCGGCCAGGGACTCAGACTGCCCAACAACTCGCTGCGACTGCTGGTCGGTTGTGGCGTTGCCGCGGCGATCTCAGCGGCATTCAACACCCCGCTGGCCGGCGTGATTTTCTCCATGGAAGTGATTCTGATGGAGTATACCGTGATCGGATTTACCCCGGTGCTGGTGGCCTCAGTGACCGCCGCCCTGCTGATACGGGTGACCTATGGGGATGAGTCAGCATTCACTATCCCCGCCTTGCAGATTCAATCGCTATCGGAGGTGCCCTTTGTCATTCTGCTGGGGATTTTCTGCGCCCTGCTGGCAGCCGGATTTATCCGTATCATGATCCAGACACAAAAATCCGTCAGCTGGCCAATGGGCGTAAGGCTTTTAGTTGCAGGTCTGCTGACCGGACTGGTGGCGATCTGGTATCCACAGGTGATGGGGCTGGGCTACGACACGGTTTCTGAGGTGATGCAGGGCAATACAGGCCTGACACTGCTGGCAGGATTACTCATCAGCAAATGGTTGCTGACACCGATTGTGCTTGGGCTGGGCATTCCCGGCGGACTGATTGGCCCGTCACTCTACGTCGGCGCCGTAGCCGGAGCGACCTTTGCCGTGCTGATCGCCCCCTATACAGGCGAGAGTCATTCCGGTGTAGGGTTCTACGCCATGCTGGGCATGGGAGCGATGATGGGGGCAGTACTGAATGCCCCGCTGGCAGCCCTGATCGCACTGCTGGAACTGACCGGAAATCCGAATATTATATTTCCCGGTATGCTCGCCATTGTGGTCGCCAGCACCACCGTTCGCTTTTTCTTCAATCAACCGTCAATCTTTCTCAGCTCGCTTAAGGCGCAGGGGCTGGACTACCGTCAGGAGCCGCTGACTCAGGCGCTTTCCCGACTGGGTGTCGCCAGTGTCATGAATACCAGTTTTGTCCGCTGCGACCGGGTTATCGGCTGTGAGTCCGCCATAAAAGTACTGGAACAACGTCCGGAATGGCTGGTTCTGGAGGACAAGCAGGGGATTCCCCGCTATATTCTGCTGCCATCAGACCTGCAGCACTTTATTGACCGGCAGGCCGAGCGCCACGGTTTTGATCCCCAGCTTGAGCTGGACCTGATGGAAATGCCCGCCATCCGTAAAGATATCGCCTCTCTGGGTATCAACGCGACCCTGAAAGAAGCACTGGACCAGATGAACAATGAACAACTGGATGCGCTGTGGATACAAAACTACAGCAAAGAGATCACCGGCACCCTGACCCGGGAGCAGGTTGAACAGTTCTATACCCAGAAAACAGATTAA